One genomic segment of Syngnathus acus chromosome 1, fSynAcu1.2, whole genome shotgun sequence includes these proteins:
- the rfx1b gene encoding MHC class II regulatory factor RFX1 isoform X2, whose protein sequence is MATSGYSEDLQPPQTNTVTIASTPASTTPSSTKTAAHFLAGLPLTSGSIASANQSAKTGQDALSSQAPSTQAQSQKAAVLAAPTQHYISSEIQHTVAQKSNGQNTSPQYIIVTVTEGSAQSNDSLSESSSPAPGVPTRVVQPVQTTTQRSVLQTVPQAGKRVQSGHVNNLQSAHINHEVDQAYSGQVQYVDGGGSDNAFTTSSIRPGGYSFSDSPLYSQTPPASSSNFYEATSSSESDISGSVTSQTLSSSVAAAAAAIGGTSASGSGYVIQGAYLLGGGGGGGQSYSSPNSRAPPATVQWLCDNYEGAEGVSLPRCTLYYHYLLHCQEQKLEPVNAASFGKLIRSVFMGLRTRRLGTRGNSKYHYYGLRIKSGSPLLRLMDEQQITAMRQEPFPQKSRVKAVQKTEGIANGTSGGASQQQAGVVCDISAQVQQYQQFLEASRPLPDFVEMNVQERSLPDGILPEHLKAFQTLYREHCEAVLDVMVNLQFTLVETLWKSFWRFSQSSEPETLNLHHESEKRLPKSCLVLLCKFEPVLNWTRTCDNLLYQTLVEILIPDVLRPIPSALTQAIRNFAKSLESWLSGAMMNIPEEMVRIKVVCVSSFSQTLRRYTSLNHLAQAARAVLQNSAQINQMLSDLNRVDFTNVQEQASWVCQCEDQIVQRLEQDFKMTLQQQNSLEQWASWLDGVVSQVLKPYEANPVALPKAAKVFLLNWSFYSSMVIRDLTLRSAASFGSFHLIRLLYDEYMYYLIEHRVARAKGETPVAVMGEFASTVKNRSTPDLEKDEEDDDEDEESEDESADLVLQSSSLSMLEDKELLEPPAKQPRTSLSLHSLTETHNTPA, encoded by the exons atggcaacttCTGGCTACTCAGAAGACCTCCAGCCTCCGCAGACCAACACGGTAACCATAGCATCAACTCCGGCTTCCACCACACCCTCTTCCACCAAGACAGCAGCACACTTCCTGGCCGGACTCCCACTAACCTCTGGAAGCATTGCATCAGCCAATCAATCAGCCAAAACTGGACAGGATGCACTTTCGTCCCAAGCTCCATCTACCCAGGCTCAGAGCCAGAAGGCGGCTGTTCTAGCGGCTCCTACACAGCACTATATAAGCTCAGAAATCCAGCACACTGTGGCCCAGAAGAGTAATGGTCAGAACACCTCACCCCAATACATCATAGTGACGGTTACAG AGGGTTCTGCGCAGTCTAACGACAGTCTGTCAGAATCCAGCTCACCTGCCCCGGGTGTGCCTACACGGGTGGTCCAGCCAGTGCAGACCACCACTCAG AGGTCAGTGTTGCAGACGGTGCCACAGGCTGGCAAGAGGGTTCAGTCAGGACACGTCAATAATCTGCAGTCTGCGCACATCAACCATGAg gtGGATCAGGCGTACTCGGGCCAGGTGCAGTATGTGGACGGAGGAGGCTCCGACAATGCTTTCACCACCTCCTCTAT CCGGCCAGGCGGCTACTCTTTTTCCGACTCACCCCTCTACTCTCAGACCCctcccgcctcctcctccaactTCTACGAGGCCACGTCTAGCTCGGAGTCCGACATCAGCGGCTCGGTGACCTCACAGACTCTCTCCTCCTCtgttgcagcagcagctgctgccATCGGGGGCACCTCTGCGAGTGGCTCCGGTTATGTCATTCAGGGGGCTTATTTGTTGGGAGGAGGGGGTGGAGGAGGACAGAGCTACTCCAGCCCAAATTCACGTGCCCCTCCGGCCACT GTGCAGTGGCTGTGTGACAATTACGAAGGTGCAGAGGGGGTGAGCCTGCCTCGCTGCACCCTCTACTACCACTACCTGCTACACTGCCAGGAGCAGAAGCTGGAGCCGGTCAATGCCGCCTCCTTTGGCAAACTCATCAGGTCCGTCTTCATGGGGCTCCGCACCCGAAGGCTCGGCACGCG GGGGAACTCAAAGTACCACTACTATGGACTCAGGATCAAATCTGGCTCCCCTCTGCTCAGACTGATGGACGAACAGCAGATCACGGCAATGCGGCAGGAGCCGTTCCCACAGAAAAGCAG GGTAAAGGCGGTTCAGAAAACAGAGGGGATCGCCAATGGGACCTCAGGGGGGGCGTCCCAGCAGCAGGCAGGAGTGGTTTGTGATATTTCGGCCCAGGTGCAGCAGTACCAGCAGTTCCTGG AAGCATCACGTCCGTTGCCTGATTTCGTTGAGATGAACGTGCAAGAGCGCAGCCTGCCTGATGGGATCCTGCCTGAACACCTCAAGGCCTTTCAGACGCTCTACAGGGAACACTGTGAG GCCGTTTTAGACGTGATGGTGAACCTTCAGTTCACTCTTGTGGAGACACTTTGGAAATCCTTCTGGAGGTTCAGCCAAAGCAGCGAACCAGAAACTCTCAATCT TCACCACGAGTCGGAGAAACGTCTGCCAAAATCATGCCTCGTGCTGCTGTGCAAGTTTGAGCCTGTACTAAACTGGACGAGAACGTGTGACAACCTGCTCTATCAGACGCTGGTGGAGATCCTCATCCCCGATGTGCTCCGACCCATCCCCA GTGCCTTGACTCAGGCCATCCGTAATTTTGCTAAGAGTCTGGAGAGCTGGCTGTCCGGCGCCATGATGAACATCCCAGAAGAGATGGTTCGCATTAAG GTGGTGTGTGTCAGCTCTTTTTCCCAAACGCTGCGTCGCTATACCAGCTTGAACCACCTGGCCCAGGCAGCCCGTGCCGTTCTCCAGAACTCGGCTCAGATCAACCAGATGCTCTCTGACCTCAACCGTGTAGATTTCACCAACGTTCAG GAACAAGCGTCGTGGGTGTGTCAGTGTGAGGATCAAATCGTCCAGCGGCTGGAGCAAGACTTCAAGATGACCCTGCAGCAGCAGAACTCCTTGGAGCAGTGGGCCTCGTGGCTGGACGGCGTTGTCTCTCAGGTGCTCAAACCTTACGAGGCCAACCCCGTCGCCCTGCCCAAGGCCGCCAAAGTCTTTCTGCTCAACTGGTCCTTCTATAG TTCGATGGTCATTCGGGACCTGACCCTGCGCAGCGCCGCCAGCTTCGGATCCTTTCACCTGATCCGCTTGCTGTACGATGAGTACATGTACTACCTGATCGAGCACAGAGTGGCTCGGGCGAAAGGAGAGACCCCAGTTGCCGTCATGGGAGAA TTTGCCAGCACAGTCAAGAACCGATCCACTCCGGACCTGGAGAAAG ATGAGGAAGACGATGACGAGGACGAGGAGAGTGAGGATGAAAGCGCAGATCTGGTCTTGCAGTCCAGCTCTCTGAGCATGCTGGAAGACAAGGAGCTGTTGGAGCCACCCGCCAAGCAGCCCAGGACCTCTTTAAGCCTGCACAGTCTGACAGAGACACACAATACACCGGCTTag
- the LOC119123338 gene encoding transportin-2: MEWQPDEQSLQQVLQLLKDSQSPDTATQRAVQEKLEQLNQFPDFNNYLIFVLTSLKSEDEPTRSLSGLILKNNVKAHYQNFPPNVADFIKRECLNNIGDPSPLIRATIGILITTIASKGELQTWPELLPQLCNLLNSEDYNTCEGSFGALQKICEDSSELLDSDALNRPLNIMIPKFLQFFKHCSPKIRSHAIACVNQFIIGRAQALMDNIDTFIESLFALAGDEDSEVRKNVCRALVMLLEVRIDRLIPHMHSIIQYMLQRTQDPDENVALEACEFWLTLAEQPICKEALSGHLVQLIPILVNGMKYSEIDIILLKGDVEEDEAIPDSEQDIKPRFHKSRTVTLQHEGGEGEEGEDIDDDEDDDDDTLSDWNLRKCSAAALDVLANVFREELLPHLLPLLKGLLFHPDWVIKESGILVLGAIAEGCMQGMVPYLPELIPHLIQCLCDKKALVRSIACWTLSRYAHWVVSQPPDAHLKPLMTELLKRILDGNKRVQEAACSAFATLEEEACTELVPYLSFILDTLVFAFGKYQHKNLLILYDAIGTLADSVGHHLNEPEYIQKLMPPLISKWNELKDEDKDLFPLLECLSSVATALQSGFLPYCEPVYQRCVTLVQKTLAQAMMYSQQPDQYEAPDKDFMIVALDLLSGLAEGLGGHVDTLVARSNIMTLLFQCMQDTMPEVRQSSFALLGDLTKACFPHVKPCIAEFMPILGTNLNPEFISVCNNATWAIGEICMQMGVEMQPYIPMALSQLVEIINRPNTPKTLLENTAITIGRLGYVCPQEVAPMLPQFIRPWCTSLRNIRDNEEKDSAFRGICMMIGVNPGGVVQDFIFFCDAVASWVNPKDDLREMFYKILHGFKEQVGEENWQQFSEQFPPLLKERLAACYGV; the protein is encoded by the exons ATGGAGTGGCAACCAGATGAACAAAGTCTCCAACAAGTGCTTCAACTTCTCAAGGACTCCCAGTCTCCAGACACAGCAACACAGAGAGCAGTGCAGGAA AAACTGGAGCAACTTAACCAGTTTCCAGATTTCAACAACTATCTCATCTTTGTCCTCACAAGCCTAAAGTCAGAGG ATGAGCCTACTCGCTCGCTCAGTGGCCTGATACTCAAGAACAATGTTAAGGCTCACTACCAGAATTTCCCTCCCAATGTGGCTGACTTCATCAAACGAGAGTGTCTCAATAACATTGGAGACCCATCACCACTTATCAGAGCTACAATTG GTATCCTGATCACAACCATAGCCTCCAAAGGAGAGCTTCAAACATGGCCGGAACTTTTGCCACAGCTTTGCAATTTGCTGAATTCGGAGGACTATAACACCTGTGAG GGTTCCTTTGGAGCATTGCAAAAGATCTGCGAAGACTCTTCTGAGTTGTTGGACAGCGATGCACTGAACAGACCGCTCAACATTATGATTCCCAAGTTTCTGCAGTTTTTCAAACACTGCAGCCCCAAGATCAG GTCCCACGCCATAGCATGCGTTAACCAGTTCATCATTGGTCGAGCTCAGGCTCTCATGGATAATATAGACACATTTATTGAG AGTCTCTTTGCACTGGCAGGTGACGAGGACAGCGAAGTACGGAAAAACGTGTGCAGGGCTCTGGTCATGCTGCTGGAAGTCCGCATTGACCGCCTCAtcccacacatgcacagcatCATCCAG TATATGCTGCAGCGTACTCAAGACCCCGATGAGAACGTGGCTCTGGAGGCTTGTGAGTTCTGGTTGACTCTGGCTGAACAACCGATCTGTAAAGAGGCCCTGTCTGGCCACTTGGTCCA ACTCATTCCGATCTTAGTGAATGGGATGAAATACTCTGAAATTGATATTATTCTTCTCAAG GGTGATGTGGAGGAAGACGAGGCAATTCCAGACAGCGAACAAGACATCAAGCCTCGTTTCCACAAGTCTCGCACTGTCACTCTGCAGCATGAAGGAGGGGAGGGTGAAGAGGGGGAAGacattgatgatgatgaggacgatgatgacgataCGCTGTCTGATTGGAACCTCC GGAAATGTTCTGCTGCGGCCCTGGATGTTCTGGCCAACGTGTTCCGAGAGGAGCTGCTTCCCCATCTTCTGCCTCTCCTTAAAGGTCTGCTCTTCCATCCCGACTGGGTCATCAAAGAATCTGGCATCCTTGTCCTTGGGGCCATTGCTGAGG GATGCATGCAGGGTATGGTACCTTACTTGCCCGAACTCATCCCCCATCTCATCCAGTGCTTATGTGACAAGAAGGCCCTGGTTCGTTCCATCGCATGCTGGACCCTCAGTCGTTACGCACACTGGGTGGTCAGCCAGCCTCCTGACGCTCACCTCAAACCTCTCATGACTGAGCTCCTCAAACGCATCCTGGATGGCAATAAGAGGGTGCAAGAGGCGGCGTGCAG CGCGTTTGCCACCCTGGAAGAGGAGGCTTGCACGGAGCTAGTGCCTTACCTCAGCTTCATCTTGGACACGCTGGTGTTTGCTTTTGGGAAGTACCAGCACAAAAATCTACTCATCCTTTATGATGCCATAGGAACCCTGGCAGACTCTGTGGGACATCATCTTAATGAGCCT GAGTACATCCAAAAGCTGATGCCACCTTTGATTTCTAAGTGGAATGAACTGAAGGATGAAGATAAAGATCTCTTCCCCCTGCTGGAGTGTCTGTCATCTGTGGCCACAGCGCTGCAGAGTGGCTTCCTCCCCTACTGTGAGCCTGTCTATCAGCGTTGTGTCACGCTTGTCCAGAAGACCCTGGCCCAAGCCATG ATGTATAGTCAGCAGCCAGATCAGTATGAGGCACCTGACAAGGACTTCATGATTGTGGCTCTAGATCTTCTGAGCGGCCTGGCTGAGGGATTGGGTGGCCATGTGGACACGCTTGTGGCTCGCAGCAACATTATGACTCTGCTTTTCCAGTGCATGCAG GATACGATGCCTGAAGTAAGACAGAGTTCATTTGCTCTACTGGGAGACTTGACCAAGGCTTGCTTCCCTCATGTCAAACCTTGCATTG CTGAATTCATGCCAATTCTCGGGACCAACCTGAACCCAGAGTTCATCTCCGTCTGTAACAACGCTACCTGGGCCATCGGAGAGATATGCATGCAGATGGGTGTGGAGATGCAGCCGTACATTCCGATGGCTCTGAGTCAGTTGGTTGAAATCATCAATCGACCAAACACTCCCAAGACCCTACTGGAAAACACtg CAATCACCATCGGACGACTGGGCTACGTGTGTCCTCAGGAAGTCGCACCCATGCTGCCGCAGTTCATCCGACCATG GTGCACATCACTCCGCAACATTCGAGATAATGAAGAGAAAGACTCTGCTTTTCGTGGAATTTGCATGATGATTGGTGTGAACCCAGGCGGTGTGGTGCAG GACTTCATCTTCTTCTGCGATGCAGTCGCCTCCTGGGTGAACCCCAAAGATGATCTGAGAGAAATGTTCTATAAG ATCCTGCACGGCTTTAAGGAGCAGGTTGGAGAGGAGAACTGGCAACAGTTCTCTGAGCAGTTCCCCCCTCTGCTGAAGGAGCGACTGGCAGCCTGCTACGGTGTATAA
- the dcaf15 gene encoding DDB1- and CUL4-associated factor 15 — MAPSSKSEKKAVKHRTERRHKDHVVKLLVRGKLSGQFSQNLFRKLPPRVCVPLKNIVSEEYLRAGHIFLGFTKCGRYVLSYTRDWGEDDEFYFYTYHLYWWEFNLHSRLRQVQYVRLFAGEEIYNDLYLTVCGWPNDQSKIVIFGFNSLLMNLMSAENYRDISMTIVSMPPPQPCPDCCCTLPSTTSVRNGSGECLEHGYVLNSKYQVVYPFPTFQPAFQLKKDQVILLNTSYSLVACGISLCKGKAGPSSPILYTKRAALSHQASTCSSPTASTSSLSQGFPDRHPTQSGFTPAPPSPNQTQAAMRAREFAADLFRRAQGGAGGGEKEGAPKPSEPLVVNGQQDEQDCPKSMQKETRTCLPQMSTAGHSLTQSSEQMMSPASSSSSASSPPTPPASQEVDPSEPGYVNYSCLHYCSKPGSLEQNTGGDTGYEDDKVQLPFTVTDLKGRSLQLVSEPHDGQSVRVEQLTLDFEYLINEVIRKDAAWAPQFCSFSDYDVVILEVCPETNTVMISIGLLLLAFSPSEHCRSNTYHSNLQVSWDLNTGVCCTVGIGDLTEVKGQTSGRVWSSYRKSCVNTLMKCLIPESSSRSINRMTNEGLHKGSSLQVLADSERCTWIVL, encoded by the exons CTTTCAGGGCAGTTCTCCCAGAATCTTTTCAGGAAGCTCCCTCCGCGAGTGTGTGTCCCATTAAAGAACATTGTCAGTGAGGAATACTTGAGAGCAGG GCATATCTTCCTTGGCTTCACCAAGTGTGGCCGCTACGTTCTGTCCTACACCAGGGACTGGGGAGAGGATGATGAGTTTTATTTCTATACCTACCATCTCTATTGGTGGGAGTTTAATCTCCACAGTCGACTCAGACAG GTTCAATATGTGCGCCTGTTTGCAGGTGAAGAAATCTACAATGACCTTTACCTCACTGTGTGTGGGTGGCCAAATGACCAGTCTAAAATTGTCATCTTCGGTTTTAA CTCTCTCCTGATGAACTTGATGAGCGCCGAGAACTACCGAGATATCTCCATGACAATCGTTTCAATGCCTCCACCTCAGCCTTGCCCCGACTGTTGTTGTACACTTCCCTCGACCACATCAGTACGCAATG GAAGCGGCGAGTGTTTGGAGCACGGCTACGTGCTCAACAGCAAGTATCAGGTGGTGTACCCCTTTCCTACTTTTCAGCCTGCTTTCCAGCTGAAAAAGGACCAGGTCATCCTGTTAAATACCAGCTACTCTCTAGTGGCTTGTGGTATCTCTCTCTGCAAag gcAAGGCTGGTCCGTCATCCCCAATTCTCTACACAAAGAGAGCAGCTTTGTCACATCAGGCGTCCACATGCTCCTCTCCCACTGCCTCAACTTCCTCGTTGTCTCAGGGATTTCCTGATAGGCACCCGACACAGAGCGGGTTCACCCCTGCGCCTCCTTCTCCCAACCAAACACAAGCAGCAATGCGAGCCAGAGAATTCGCAGCCGACCTCTTCCGACGGGCCCAAGGCGGAGCGGGTGGAGGTGAAAAAGAGGGAGCACCGAAACCATCAGAGCCGCTGGTGGTAAACGGCCAGCAGGATGAGCAGGATTGTCCAAAGTCTATGCAGAAAGAAACACGGACATGTTTGCCACAAATGTCGACAGCCGGCCATAGTTTAACGCAGTCATCAGAACAAATGATGTCTCCTgcatcgtcttcatcatcgGCTTCTTCCCCTCCCACCCCACCTGCATCCCAGGAGGTTGACCCTAGTGAACCTGGATATGTCAACTACTCGTGTCTGCACTACTGTTCCAAGCCAGGCTCATTGGAGCAGAATACAGGAGGAGatacag GTTATGAAGACGATAAAGTACAGCTTCCGTTCACCGTCACCGATCTTAAAGGGCGGAGCCTGCAGCTGGTCAGCGAGCCACACGATGGACAG AGTGTACGTGTAGAGCAGCTGACTCTGGACTTTGAGTATCTAATTAATGAGGTGATCAGGAAAGACGCCGCCTGGGCGCCGCAGTTCTGCTCTTTCAGCGACTATGATGTGGTCATATTAGAG gttTGCCCGGAGACCAACACAGTCATGATTAGCATCGGCCTCTTGTTACTGGCTTTCTCCCCTTCGGAGCATTGCAG GTCCAACACGTACCATTCAAACCTGCAGGTCAGTTGGGACCTTAACACAGGTGTGTGTTGCACTGTAGGCATCGGTGACCTTACAGAGGTCAAGGGTCAGACCAG CGGGCGTGTGTGGAGTTCTTACAGGAAGTCCTGCGTGAACACGCTGATGAAGTGTCTCATTCCTGAGAGCAGCTCGCGCTCCATCAATCGCATGACCAACGAAGGACTACACAAAG GATCATCTCTTCAGGTGCTGGCTGATAGCGAGAGATGCACATGGATTGTCCTGTGA
- the rln3b gene encoding relaxin-3b, with protein MWKAALLTLCLLVALVDKVRPNEAHSSFYGMKLCGREFIRAVIFTCGGSRWRRSIGDAALTGDEAFDRWNANPLPQMASEQDLAQSNVWKDPSFDAAPVDAEFSRSARSPISDEVLEALRSADRKGRDVVVGLSNACCKWGCSKSEISSLC; from the exons ATGTGGAAGGCGGCACTCTTGACCCTGTGTCTCTTGGTGGCTTTGGTAGACAAGGTGCGGCCAAATGAAGCCCATTCCTCTTTTTATGGAATGAAGCTGTGTGGAAGAGAGTTCATACGCGCTGTCATTTTTACCTGTGGGGGCTCTCGCTGGAGGAGAAGCATTGGAGACGCAG CTCTTACTGGAGACGAGGCTTTTGACAGATGGAATGCGAATCCTCTCCCTCAAATGGCCAGTGAGCAAGATCTTGCGCAATCTAATGTATGGAAGGATCCGTCATTTGATGCGGCGCCTGTGGATGCTGAATTCAGCCGCTCTGCTCGCTCACCAATCTCGGACGAAGTCCTGGAGGCTCTTCGAAGTGCAGATAGGAAAGGACGGGATGTCGTGGTGGGACTGTCCAATGCCTGTTGCAAGTGGGGCTGCAGCAAGAGTGAAATCAGCTCCTTGTGCTAA
- the rfx1b gene encoding MHC class II regulatory factor RFX1 isoform X1, with protein MATSGYSEDLQPPQTNTVTIASTPASTTPSSTKTAAHFLAGLPLTSGSIASANQSAKTGQDALSSQAPSTQAQSQKAAVLAAPTQHYISSEIQHTVAQKSNGQNTSPQYIIVTVTEGSAQSNDSLSESSSPAPGVPTRVVQPVQTTTQQRSVLQTVPQAGKRVQSGHVNNLQSAHINHEVDQAYSGQVQYVDGGGSDNAFTTSSIRPGGYSFSDSPLYSQTPPASSSNFYEATSSSESDISGSVTSQTLSSSVAAAAAAIGGTSASGSGYVIQGAYLLGGGGGGGQSYSSPNSRAPPATVQWLCDNYEGAEGVSLPRCTLYYHYLLHCQEQKLEPVNAASFGKLIRSVFMGLRTRRLGTRGNSKYHYYGLRIKSGSPLLRLMDEQQITAMRQEPFPQKSRVKAVQKTEGIANGTSGGASQQQAGVVCDISAQVQQYQQFLEASRPLPDFVEMNVQERSLPDGILPEHLKAFQTLYREHCEAVLDVMVNLQFTLVETLWKSFWRFSQSSEPETLNLHHESEKRLPKSCLVLLCKFEPVLNWTRTCDNLLYQTLVEILIPDVLRPIPSALTQAIRNFAKSLESWLSGAMMNIPEEMVRIKVVCVSSFSQTLRRYTSLNHLAQAARAVLQNSAQINQMLSDLNRVDFTNVQEQASWVCQCEDQIVQRLEQDFKMTLQQQNSLEQWASWLDGVVSQVLKPYEANPVALPKAAKVFLLNWSFYSSMVIRDLTLRSAASFGSFHLIRLLYDEYMYYLIEHRVARAKGETPVAVMGEFASTVKNRSTPDLEKDEEDDDEDEESEDESADLVLQSSSLSMLEDKELLEPPAKQPRTSLSLHSLTETHNTPA; from the exons atggcaacttCTGGCTACTCAGAAGACCTCCAGCCTCCGCAGACCAACACGGTAACCATAGCATCAACTCCGGCTTCCACCACACCCTCTTCCACCAAGACAGCAGCACACTTCCTGGCCGGACTCCCACTAACCTCTGGAAGCATTGCATCAGCCAATCAATCAGCCAAAACTGGACAGGATGCACTTTCGTCCCAAGCTCCATCTACCCAGGCTCAGAGCCAGAAGGCGGCTGTTCTAGCGGCTCCTACACAGCACTATATAAGCTCAGAAATCCAGCACACTGTGGCCCAGAAGAGTAATGGTCAGAACACCTCACCCCAATACATCATAGTGACGGTTACAG AGGGTTCTGCGCAGTCTAACGACAGTCTGTCAGAATCCAGCTCACCTGCCCCGGGTGTGCCTACACGGGTGGTCCAGCCAGTGCAGACCACCACTCAG CAGAGGTCAGTGTTGCAGACGGTGCCACAGGCTGGCAAGAGGGTTCAGTCAGGACACGTCAATAATCTGCAGTCTGCGCACATCAACCATGAg gtGGATCAGGCGTACTCGGGCCAGGTGCAGTATGTGGACGGAGGAGGCTCCGACAATGCTTTCACCACCTCCTCTAT CCGGCCAGGCGGCTACTCTTTTTCCGACTCACCCCTCTACTCTCAGACCCctcccgcctcctcctccaactTCTACGAGGCCACGTCTAGCTCGGAGTCCGACATCAGCGGCTCGGTGACCTCACAGACTCTCTCCTCCTCtgttgcagcagcagctgctgccATCGGGGGCACCTCTGCGAGTGGCTCCGGTTATGTCATTCAGGGGGCTTATTTGTTGGGAGGAGGGGGTGGAGGAGGACAGAGCTACTCCAGCCCAAATTCACGTGCCCCTCCGGCCACT GTGCAGTGGCTGTGTGACAATTACGAAGGTGCAGAGGGGGTGAGCCTGCCTCGCTGCACCCTCTACTACCACTACCTGCTACACTGCCAGGAGCAGAAGCTGGAGCCGGTCAATGCCGCCTCCTTTGGCAAACTCATCAGGTCCGTCTTCATGGGGCTCCGCACCCGAAGGCTCGGCACGCG GGGGAACTCAAAGTACCACTACTATGGACTCAGGATCAAATCTGGCTCCCCTCTGCTCAGACTGATGGACGAACAGCAGATCACGGCAATGCGGCAGGAGCCGTTCCCACAGAAAAGCAG GGTAAAGGCGGTTCAGAAAACAGAGGGGATCGCCAATGGGACCTCAGGGGGGGCGTCCCAGCAGCAGGCAGGAGTGGTTTGTGATATTTCGGCCCAGGTGCAGCAGTACCAGCAGTTCCTGG AAGCATCACGTCCGTTGCCTGATTTCGTTGAGATGAACGTGCAAGAGCGCAGCCTGCCTGATGGGATCCTGCCTGAACACCTCAAGGCCTTTCAGACGCTCTACAGGGAACACTGTGAG GCCGTTTTAGACGTGATGGTGAACCTTCAGTTCACTCTTGTGGAGACACTTTGGAAATCCTTCTGGAGGTTCAGCCAAAGCAGCGAACCAGAAACTCTCAATCT TCACCACGAGTCGGAGAAACGTCTGCCAAAATCATGCCTCGTGCTGCTGTGCAAGTTTGAGCCTGTACTAAACTGGACGAGAACGTGTGACAACCTGCTCTATCAGACGCTGGTGGAGATCCTCATCCCCGATGTGCTCCGACCCATCCCCA GTGCCTTGACTCAGGCCATCCGTAATTTTGCTAAGAGTCTGGAGAGCTGGCTGTCCGGCGCCATGATGAACATCCCAGAAGAGATGGTTCGCATTAAG GTGGTGTGTGTCAGCTCTTTTTCCCAAACGCTGCGTCGCTATACCAGCTTGAACCACCTGGCCCAGGCAGCCCGTGCCGTTCTCCAGAACTCGGCTCAGATCAACCAGATGCTCTCTGACCTCAACCGTGTAGATTTCACCAACGTTCAG GAACAAGCGTCGTGGGTGTGTCAGTGTGAGGATCAAATCGTCCAGCGGCTGGAGCAAGACTTCAAGATGACCCTGCAGCAGCAGAACTCCTTGGAGCAGTGGGCCTCGTGGCTGGACGGCGTTGTCTCTCAGGTGCTCAAACCTTACGAGGCCAACCCCGTCGCCCTGCCCAAGGCCGCCAAAGTCTTTCTGCTCAACTGGTCCTTCTATAG TTCGATGGTCATTCGGGACCTGACCCTGCGCAGCGCCGCCAGCTTCGGATCCTTTCACCTGATCCGCTTGCTGTACGATGAGTACATGTACTACCTGATCGAGCACAGAGTGGCTCGGGCGAAAGGAGAGACCCCAGTTGCCGTCATGGGAGAA TTTGCCAGCACAGTCAAGAACCGATCCACTCCGGACCTGGAGAAAG ATGAGGAAGACGATGACGAGGACGAGGAGAGTGAGGATGAAAGCGCAGATCTGGTCTTGCAGTCCAGCTCTCTGAGCATGCTGGAAGACAAGGAGCTGTTGGAGCCACCCGCCAAGCAGCCCAGGACCTCTTTAAGCCTGCACAGTCTGACAGAGACACACAATACACCGGCTTag